The genomic interval GCCAACATGCACTATGCCGCTGTCAAACAGGAAACATTTCGTGACATGACTGTAACAGCTTGTGTGACCGCAGGCGTTCAGGGCAATGCTTCTCGCAGTGGCGACCCCGCCAAATATGATGAATCCTTCAAGGGCTGGAATGAAGTCCCACCAGAGGGAACCATCAATACATTGCTGTTGATCAATGTGCCCTTAACTCCTGCCGCCGTGACCAGATCTGTTGTGACAATGACTGAAGCCAAAAGCGCGGCGTTGGAAGAACTGTCTGTGGGAAGCCGATATTCTCAAGGCTTGGCCACAGGAACCGGGACAGACCAGTTTTGTATTGCCTCACCGATTGCCCCTGAACAATACTCAAAAACATGGACTGGCGCTCATACAAAAATTGGTGAGTTGATCGGCAAAGCTGTCACTTTATCAACCAGAGAAGCCTTGCGCTGGCAAAATGGTCTGGAAATGTCTTATACCCGAAGTGTGTTTCACATCCTGCAACGGTATGGATTGACTGAAGCAGTCTGGAACCAAATGCTTGCCCGTTTTTCAACAGAGCAGGAACTTCGATTGTTCAAAGCAAATCAAAAGGCTTTTATCTACGATCCTCAAATTTCCTGCGGTGCCTTCACCCTTGCGGTTTTGCTTGATAAACAACGTT from SAR324 cluster bacterium carries:
- a CDS encoding adenosylcobinamide amidohydrolase, translating into MSDNLSQLLSETDLFRINRKGRFLMCELLTAHQTLTTSYVNGGFRENQKWLINHQSCEASAHEEVHSRIAELGQARYHTTICDSFGFSEEQVSLMSTAANMHYAAVKQETFRDMTVTACVTAGVQGNASRSGDPAKYDESFKGWNEVPPEGTINTLLLINVPLTPAAVTRSVVTMTEAKSAALEELSVGSRYSQGLATGTGTDQFCIASPIAPEQYSKTWTGAHTKIGELIGKAVTLSTREALRWQNGLEMSYTRSVFHILQRYGLTEAVWNQMLARFSTEQELRLFKANQKAFIYDPQISCGAFTLAVLLDKQRYGVIPEAVVAEQIVHELALLMCVLGQNHQQFAANLHTLKQNSLPPLELFVYAIVEGTRLKWSEKENSA